The genomic stretch CGACAGTTGGCGCAGCCAGTCGTCGTGAGAAAAGGCAGAGACAGTTGGGGAAGTCGAGCGCATGGTTGCTCCGGTGAAGGTTATCGAACCGGTGCTCGCTCTGCTCCCGTTCGTTGCCGTGAATCGGCCGCATCGCCACAATGGCTTCCACCTTGCCGGGACAGGCAGGTTGGCGTCGGGTCAACCGACTCTTGATGCTGATTGCTGTTCGTTCTATATATCGAACGAAATTCTATTATACTGAATTTTTCAACGCGGGGTCAAAGCGAATCATGGAGCTGTGGATTCAACCTTGCCGACCGTGCGCCGAACTCTATGGCCAACCGGCAACGCAGGCGCCGCATGAAGACCTCGCGCTCGACGGCGCCGGCGCCAATGCGGAGGCAACGCGCCGCTACACGTGCCGCCGCTGCAATGCCGTTTTCGCGCGCCTTCAGGCGGGAACGCCCGATCGGCAACGCTGGATGCTGCTGAACGCGGGCCAGCATTGACGCCATGCGCCCGCTTCCTGCAATGGGCGTTTTCAGACGTTAATGGCTTGCCAACGTATTCGCGCCTGTCGTGTTGCCGAGATTTCCATAGATTCCGTCATTGCGCCACCGGGTCGAGTTTCGTCGGGGCCGAGGCTGGACGACCAATCGCTGGCCTCACGTCTGGATTATAAGCAACATCCAGATTGGCAATCGCACGCGATAACCGATCGGCGAGATTGGCGTAAATCGCGTCAAAGTTGTCGTTTTTGACGATTCAGCGCAGCGTTCATGGCGACTACAGTGGAGCTCACCCCGTCACCACGAAACGCTCCCGAGGAGTCAATCATGAAAGTCTTCGCTATCGCCACCGCGCAACCGACGTTCACGCCCGAAAAAATCGCGCAATACATGCCGCACGAAGTCCCGGCCACGCTCAAGCTCTATCTCGACGGCAAGGTCGAGCAATTCTGGTTTCGCGAGAAAATGGGGCCCATCTTTCTGATGAATGTCGAATCCGTCGATCAGGCGAAATCGATCCTCAACACCCTGCCGCTGGTCGCGGACGGCCTCATGACGTACGAATACCTGCCGGTCGGACCGCTGGCGCCGCTCGGGCGGCTGATCCAGAACGGTTGAGCGCAGTCATTCGCCACGCTTCGCGATGTTTGAGAACAGGACCGAACGCAACAGTCTTGTGAATCGATATTTCGTCAAACTCGCGAAGCACCACGGCTTACGTCCATCTTCGGCGCGTTGCGCAGCCTGCGCACGGCCTTTCATCAAAGCAGATCGGCGCGCAATTCGCGCACGCCCCGCCCCAGGCGCTGGCGCAGCAGCGTTCTCAGCGTGGCGCCATCGCCATAACCCACCTCCGCCGCAATCGACTCGAGATCGAGACCGCTGCCGCGAATCAGCGATTGCGCGTGTTCGACGCGCAAGTCCTGGAAGTACGCGAGCGGCGACTTACCGAGCACGTCCTGGCAACGGCGTTGCAGCGAGCGCGTACTGGTCGCGAGCGCACCCGCCGCGTCCTGCAAAGAAAAACCCGACTTGAGATTCGCACGCGCCCACTGCTCGAAGCGCTGAATCAAGGGGTCCGCCTGTGCGAGGTGGTTGGGAATGATATAGGCCGCTTGCGACGAACGAATATCGGCCAGCAAATAGCGCGAAACCAGCGAAGCGAGTTCGGGACTCGCGCTCCTCACCAGCCAGAGCGCGAGGTCGAGATGCCCCATGGCCGCGCCCGCCGTCACGCCGATCCCGGAAGGAATGAGCATGCGCGACTCGTCGAGACGCACCGCCGGATAACGCTGACGAAACAGCGGCGCCAGCGCCCAGTTCGTGGTCGCTTCGTGCCCGTCGAGCAGCCCGGCTTCCGCGAGATGAAACG from Paraburkholderia acidisoli encodes the following:
- a CDS encoding GlxA family transcriptional regulator; protein product: MRIHILALDGLFDTGLSVTLDTFLIANKLSARLMGGAPRFDVSVVGMRKRVRSNHGFSIPVEAVSTASKPDWVIVPALATSAPDELLESFDRADVIDARTQLCAWHAAKVRLGASCLGTFHLAEAGLLDGHEATTNWALAPLFRQRYPAVRLDESRMLIPSGIGVTAGAAMGHLDLALWLVRSASPELASLVSRYLLADIRSSQAAYIIPNHLAQADPLIQRFEQWARANLKSGFSLQDAAGALATSTRSLQRRCQDVLGKSPLAYFQDLRVEHAQSLIRGSGLDLESIAAEVGYGDGATLRTLLRQRLGRGVRELRADLL